ATTCCCCATAAACATTCCAGATCCCCTTTTGTTCTGAGCGGGAGATATTGATGGAATTGAAAAAGTGGGTTCTGGGGCCGGGCAGAGATAAGCGCAGGATTTTGTTCTGGCGTTTGGCAAAGGTGGAAAATATAACCCTGCCCAAGCGGGTCAGGTCTTCAGGGGTGATGGATATGCCGGGAATTTTGTCCTGTTCTCCCCGGACCTTCATGTAGGTGTTGATCATGAACTGGTTAATCCGCCTGCCCAGTTCAGCCACGGAACTGAAATCCGAAAGATCTTTGAATCCTTCAAAAGCTCCGCCGACTTCATCACCGGAGAGATTCATAGTGAATTCCATAAGTTCAACTTCTTCGGGACGGCGCGGGGAGGACTGAAGACCTGTTTCCCCTACAAGGCCGCATTTTAAGCGCAAGGCCATGGCTGTGAGCCAGATATAATCCTCATTACCGTGTGATTTGTAAAACTCCGCCAGCTCCTGATAAAGGCGCATGTATGGATCAACCCGTTTGATACTGCGTTTCCCGCTGATTATGTTCTTTTTCAGCTTCTCGCAGAGCAAGGAGTATTTACTGCCCGAAGTGTAAAGCTCCAAGAGACCGAATTTCATGATGGATTTGAAGGGGCTTTTAATGCCTTTAACAATCTGCCAGAGGGATGCCCCAAAGAATTCTTCAACCGGAATGTTGGGAATGTTGCCGAGGTCTATGAAAAAATCTTTACCTTTGAGCAGGACGACTTTCTTTTTACTGTCACTGTATGTCTTTTCGTTGGCTTCGGGAGGGGTAAACCACCATAGGGGCGGCTTGCCCGCTAACAGTAAGGCTGTGCGGTAGAATTCTTCTTTGAGTATTGCGCTCTGTGCGGACCCTGAACTTTCCGCATCACTCAATCCGAAACGGTTGTTGCGGATTTCGCGGGTGTCCATGATGAAAAAATGAATTTCCAGTCCGAATTCATTCATGGCCCATTTTTCGATGGCTGCGAGTTTTATTTTTAGTTTTTCCCTGTCTTCATCCGTTTTTCCGGCAAAGTCGCAGCAGACCCAGCAGTCCAGGTCAGAATCCGGGGTCTGGGCTATGGTCCCGGTACTGCCGATGGACATGAAAGCTTCAATAGGAATGGCTGATTTCGCACTGACGTCGTAATTCACTTCCGGAAAGAATTCTTCCAGCAGCCTGCTGGTCAGCGGGGTTAGCTCGTATCCGCAGATTCTGGAGCCCATGCAGAGATGGTCCATCCCTGACTTTATTTCAAATACGTTTGTATGCAGCAGTGCGGGAATTAATTTCAGTAGTTTCCTGCTGTGACTATCCAATTTGGATTCGGCCCAGTCCAGTCTTCTGTTGTTGTTCTCCGCGAAGTAGTTGTGGCAGCGTTCTATATCCTTAAGCACAAACCACCGTTTGATGGTTTTGTGCAGAATTCCACGACCATATTCACTGATGTCACCGAATCCTGCGGATCTTTTCTTCTGTATTTCCCTTGCAGTCAGTCTTGCTGCAAAGGTTCGGTCCTGAGCCTGAAGTAATTCCGGTGCTCCTGTTTTGATGTTCATGGCTCTGCAACCGTTGGTATTGCATTCTGAAAAATATGAACCGTGGATGCCCGTGTCTCTGAACAGTGCGGTTTCAAAGTCCGACAAGCTGAAGTCGCACCCTGTGAGCATGCCCTTATAAAAGAATGCTTCCCGGAAATCGCACGCTTGAAATAAGAGCTGCGTAAATCTTGTGCGACAGAAGTATGTGCCCGGAGTGGCAACTGCTTTGAATTGACAATTCTTGAGGTTGCTCAAGAAGAAAACTGCTGAATCAAAATGTGAAGTTTCAAAGGAACAGTTCTCAACTGTACAGTCATAAAATGTAGATTCATCAAGGGAGCAGCTGCTGAAATTGCAATCCTTGAATTCACATTCCAGAAAAACAGCATTGCTGAAGGTGCAGCCCTCAAAAGTGCAGCCTTTGAAGGAGCATTCCTCCATAAATGATTCTTTGAATTCGCAGGCTGAAAATGTTGAAGTTTGGAAGGTTATCCCGCGGGAGAGGCTTTTCCATTTGTTGAGTTTGTGCAGCCGCTGGTTGGTTATTTGTCCATCTGTGTACACATCCGGCATGCCGTCGGACTGGACTACCGGTTTTCCGAAAATTCGCTTGAATCCCCTCTGTTCCTGCTCCTTGTTCTCAATGTTGAGTACAATGGGGCCGCCCTGTTTGATGAAATCTACACCGGGGACGTTTTTGCCTTCCGGTATTTCAGGCCTGAGCGGTTCACTGAGAGAGTCTAGATCGATTATCCGGGCCAGTATCGGCTTGATAGCACTTTTCTTTTTGCTGCGGGATTGTTTGAGAACATCGTTTAAAATGTTTCCGAAACATTGCGGGTCCTCCTCACTGATGGTTGAAAAGAGTACCGCCAGCACCGGGGTACGAAATCCTTCTGGGATTTCGCTCATGAAGCGCGCGAAATTGTCACTGCTCAGCAGCGGAACCCGGTTGATCAGCTCCGCTCGGAGTTTGGGAGCTTCATTGAAAATCTGGGCGAAAATCCTGCCTCTCCGGCTGTTCCCGAATTTAGCCAAAAAATCCATTGCTGCTTTGGCCAAGGGCAGGGAAGGCGATTGAGCCAGCGGCAGGACTTCTTTGAGCAGTTCATCGTCAATTTCATCAGTGAGTCTTTCCACTGCACGGAGCACCTTTTCCATGATTATGGGGTCCATGGTTTTCAGGTGGAAGGAGACGTCTGTGACTATCTCGTTGTCCGGGTAGGGAGGCATACTTTCAGCACAAAGCGCTATTTCGTCCAGACTTTCAGGCTCGCGCAGTTTCTTCCGACATGTTTTCCCATAATTGCCAGCCATGAACCGGGCCAGTGAACTAAATGTTATTTGCCCTTTGCTGGTTCCGTTCTTTTCAAATAAATCAATGCTCTCGGATAGACCCAGTTCGTTGGCCAGATCAAGAATTGACTTTGCGAATTTTATCCTTTCCGGCACATCGTTGTCGTGAACAGCGAGCATGCGGTCTGCCACGGCAATGGCGATCTTATCATGTTGCCGGGAGAACCAGTTCTTGACCCGTGAAAATGGAAGTAACCGATTGCAGAGAAGCAGAGCTGCAAGGTTTCTACCACAAGGCCCCATCAGAGAGAGGTTGTCGAGACAGATGTCCTCGGTCGTATCATCCGGCACCGGGGCATATGATATTTTAGCACTCTGTTCAGCTTCCCGCTCAATGGCTTTAAGGCCGAGACCGTAAAACAGCATGGTGTATCTGGCTGACTCAAGTCCGTCCGGGGGAGTTTGAGTCCTGCTGAATTTGCCGTCAATCTTGTAACGCAATTCTGCAAGCTGCCGCTCTTCAGGAGGGTAAAGATTCAGCCTGCGCAGTTCCACGAGCAGGGTGTCATGTGTTTCTGTCTCAGCCATAAAATATCCTGACCTGTTTACCCTGTTTTCGTCAACAGCGCGATGGATTCCACATGCGCTGTATGCGGGAACATATCTACTGCTGCGAAGCGGTCCAGTCTGTATTTATTTTCCATTTTAGCCACATCACGGGCCAGGGTTGCAGGGTTGCAGGAAATGTAGAGAATTTTTTCCGGTCCCAACTCAACCAATTTTTTCAGGGACGGATCGGGAACCCCGGAACGCGGAGGGTCCACAATGACCATATCCGGGCGGTCCAGATTGGCAGGTAATCCTTTTTCGGAAGCAAGGTTACCCACGAGGTATTGCGTGTTCTCAAGTCCATTAAGCTTTGCGTTTTCTTTTGCTGATTTTACGGACTCTTCGGAAACCTCTATGCCGATAAGTTTGCCCACATCCTTGGCCATGAACATGCCTATGCCGCCGGAGCCGCAAAAAAGGTCCCAGACTACATCATTGAGGCCGGGAGCAGCCAGTTCCGTACTTTTTCGGTACAGAATCTCCGCGCCTTTAGAGTTGGTCTGGAAAAAAGCGTTGGGTGTGATCCGGTAATTGACTTCGCTGCCGTCGGCTCGGGTCAGTGTTTCGGTAATGTAATCCAGTCCGGTCAGCGAAATGAGTCTTTCCCCGGTGGCGAGGTCCGCACGTCCCTTGCGAGTGGAGTGCGCGAAACTCTTAAGCTGCGGGATGTTATCAAAAAGAAGTTTTCCCAGCCCTTTGATGGTGTGGTGAGACTTTGCAGGTTCGGTGATCAAATGGATCATCATTTCCCCGCTGTGGTGGGAGAAACGGACCACCAGCTTGCGCCAGTATCCGCCCCGGTTGTGGCGGTAGGTGCCGACCCCGGTTGCAGCGCAATAGTCCCGGACCAGTTTCGGGATATCAGCACACTGCTCCGGGAGCAGGGGACAGCTGTGAATGTTCAGTACTTCGGTTTCCGAGCCGCGTCTTTTGAATCCTAATTTAAGGGAATCACCGATACCGTGGAAAGAAAATTCCATTTTGTTACGGTAGCCGTATTCGAGAGGGGAAGGCTGCGCTTCTTTGCCCATGCCCGGCGTGTCTTCCGCAATTTTTCCGATGCGTTCCAGAGTTTCACAGACCTGACGTCCTTTCCAGAATGTTTGCGCACTGTATTTAATGTCCTGATGCAGGCAGCCGCCGCAGGTTCCGAAATATTCGCAGGGAGGAGTCTGTTCTTCTTCAACGTGGCTGACAATTTCAGTCCGTCTGGCCTCGGCGAATCTCTTTTTTGACTTGGTGATCTCGCAGAGAACTGTTTGACCCGGTACGACCCCTTCCACAAACAGGGTCAGTCCTTCGTAGCGTCCGATGCCTCGGCCTCCGAAAGCCAGTGATTCAATCTTGGTTTCAACTATATCGCCCTTACGGATAGGCTTGGTATCATTACTCATGTTTGACAGTTCTCCTTTGGTCGCTGTACGCTCCGGTTTATGATTGATAAAGCTACAGCACTTGAATCGGTTTTGCGGAAGCTTAAAAAACTTCCCGTGGGGCATTGCATAGACCTGCGCACGTATAAACGCAACCGTTCCCTTTTAATTTTGCATATTCGGGAGCTGGAATACATTATTTACGAAGACGGTTATGAAACAATCGAGCATCAAGCCGCATTCAAGGGCATGAAAAAACTCCTGAAGACCCTTTTCAAGAGAGAGTTTCCGCGTAGCAATAAAATTCGCATGTACGAGCTTGGCGAGTATAACGAAGAGAAGCACCGTCGCGAAATGAAAAAGCTCTAGAGCACTTTCGTCATCGTCTGAATGTTTGTAAGCTTGCCACCGCCCCGAAATCTGCATAATGGTAACATGCATTATATAAATTGGGCAGGAGAGATAAATGACTAGATGGTTTTCCTTTGTACAGCTTTTGTTGCTGATGGTTGCGGTTCCTTCTTTTGCGCAGGATGAGACTCAGAACAAAACCGAAGAGACTATTTCCGCGTCTGAAACAATTGTGATTCCCGCAGATTATAAAGAGCAAGGCATGGCTTCGTGGTATGGGGAAAAGTTTCAGGGCAAGCTTACCGCCAGCGGTGAACCTTATGACATGGAAAAAATGACCGCCGCCCACAATTATTTGCCGCTGGGTGTGAAAGTAAATGTAACCAACCTCAGCAATAAAAAGAAAGTTGCAGTAATCATCAATGATCGCGGTCCCTTTGTGCCGGACCGTATTATCGATCTTTCCCGCGCCGCAGCCCAGAAGCTGGGCTTTATTGATGCAGGCAAGGTCAAGGTGCTTATTGAGCCCTACCGCCCGGAGCCAGAACCGAAACCTGTTGCCGCTCCTGCTCCAGTCATTGTGCACAAGAAGCTTTACGGCGCATTCTACATTCAGGCCGGGGCCTACAAGGTTAAGGCCAATGCCGATCGTCTCATTGAAAGGCTGAACAAGGCCGGATTCCATAATACCCGCACCGTCCGGGTCGTCACCGACAGTGCCCAGATTTTCAAGGTTCAGCTTGGCATGTACAAGACCTTGGCAAATGTCCGCAAAGCCCACGTTTCACTTGGGAAGGGTTTTCCGGGAACCTTTGTTTTGGCGGATGTGATTCAGGATTAGTTTTTTTTAAAAAATTTGATATGAAAAAGTCCCGCAACACGGCAAGTGTTGCGGGACTTTTTTGAGTTTGAATTGTAGCCAGCATTATTGTAGCGGCTTATCATCCTTATCTTTATTTTCAACCTCTACATCAATGACATCGTGGTCAATGCGGCGTTTGGGCTGTTCCTGATTGGTCCAGGCTGTGAATTCTGAATTGTGGTGGACCACATGGATGTTAGGATTCTTCTTCATATTTTCGAACTGGGACCTGAGCATGCGCTTGAAATAGTTGCGGGTGAGCGGGAAGAGGATGAGCAGGCCGAATATATCGGTCATGAAGCCGGGGGTGAGCAGGACCAGTCCGGCCAGAAATATAAGTATAGCGTCAAGGATATCCTCGGCGGGCATGATGCCTTTATTGAGGTTTTCCTGAACCTTCTGCATGGTGGCCACGCCTTGTGACTTGGCAAGGGCCGCACCGACAAAGGCGGTGAGCAGACAGAGGGCAATGGCATTGAGGGTCCCGATTTCTGAACCGATCTGTACCAGAATGTAGAGATCGATCAGGGGAATAAGTACAAAACCCAGAAAAATCTTAGCGAACATTTAATCTCCCGTGCTTAATTTCATAGTTAGACGTTCTGGAATATAAGCATCAATCCTATGAAGACAAGCAGAATCATCACGATTCTTCTGTAAAGATTTTCCGAAACTTTTCCCGCAACTCCATTTCCTATCTTAGTTCCTACAAGTACCGGCAATAATGAAACTAGAAAAAGTTTTATCGAATAAAGTGTGGTCAGGCCGCTGGCGGCGTGGCCGATGGCGGAAAAACCCGCAGCGGATAGGAAAAAGCCAGCCAAAGTCGCTTTGAAATCGTTTTTTTCCCATCCGGATAAAGACGAAAATATGATTGTAGGCGGTCCACCTGCTCCAACTGATGCGGTTATTGCCCCGGTAAGGAAGCCGGGAATGACGCCCCATGTCGGTTTGATATTTAACTTTACCGGCTTGATCAGTAGTGAAAATGTTGCGTATCCGGCAACAAGGCAGCCTAGGCAGAGCAGAATTACCTGACTATCAAATTCTTTGAGGCTGTATGTCCCGAATGCTGCCCCGGGTATGCAGCCTAAAAGCAATGGTCCTATTTTCTTCATATCAAGGTTCGAGCGTAGAGAGACAGTTTGGCTCAAGTTGATGCAGATTCCACATAGTGCACTTATTACCACCGCTGTTTTGATATCAACAACAAATGAGAGCAGAGGCATGGCAATCAAGGCTGAACCGAACCCGGTCAGTCCTTGCAGAAAACTGGCACTGAAGAAAATTAGTGGAACAAGGAAGTATGGAGACATGGTAAATCCTTTTCAGGATGAACTGCATAGGGCAGTTGAAAAAGAGTGAAGCAGAAAACTAAATATTGCGTATGTCCAGCAGGGTTACGTTGT
This DNA window, taken from Marinifilum sp. JC120, encodes the following:
- a CDS encoding septal ring lytic transglycosylase RlpA family protein; protein product: MTRWFSFVQLLLLMVAVPSFAQDETQNKTEETISASETIVIPADYKEQGMASWYGEKFQGKLTASGEPYDMEKMTAAHNYLPLGVKVNVTNLSNKKKVAVIINDRGPFVPDRIIDLSRAAAQKLGFIDAGKVKVLIEPYRPEPEPKPVAAPAPVIVHKKLYGAFYIQAGAYKVKANADRLIERLNKAGFHNTRTVRVVTDSAQIFKVQLGMYKTLANVRKAHVSLGKGFPGTFVLADVIQD
- a CDS encoding adenylate cyclase; translated protein: MAETETHDTLLVELRRLNLYPPEERQLAELRYKIDGKFSRTQTPPDGLESARYTMLFYGLGLKAIEREAEQSAKISYAPVPDDTTEDICLDNLSLMGPCGRNLAALLLCNRLLPFSRVKNWFSRQHDKIAIAVADRMLAVHDNDVPERIKFAKSILDLANELGLSESIDLFEKNGTSKGQITFSSLARFMAGNYGKTCRKKLREPESLDEIALCAESMPPYPDNEIVTDVSFHLKTMDPIIMEKVLRAVERLTDEIDDELLKEVLPLAQSPSLPLAKAAMDFLAKFGNSRRGRIFAQIFNEAPKLRAELINRVPLLSSDNFARFMSEIPEGFRTPVLAVLFSTISEEDPQCFGNILNDVLKQSRSKKKSAIKPILARIIDLDSLSEPLRPEIPEGKNVPGVDFIKQGGPIVLNIENKEQEQRGFKRIFGKPVVQSDGMPDVYTDGQITNQRLHKLNKWKSLSRGITFQTSTFSACEFKESFMEECSFKGCTFEGCTFSNAVFLECEFKDCNFSSCSLDESTFYDCTVENCSFETSHFDSAVFFLSNLKNCQFKAVATPGTYFCRTRFTQLLFQACDFREAFFYKGMLTGCDFSLSDFETALFRDTGIHGSYFSECNTNGCRAMNIKTGAPELLQAQDRTFAARLTAREIQKKRSAGFGDISEYGRGILHKTIKRWFVLKDIERCHNYFAENNNRRLDWAESKLDSHSRKLLKLIPALLHTNVFEIKSGMDHLCMGSRICGYELTPLTSRLLEEFFPEVNYDVSAKSAIPIEAFMSIGSTGTIAQTPDSDLDCWVCCDFAGKTDEDREKLKIKLAAIEKWAMNEFGLEIHFFIMDTREIRNNRFGLSDAESSGSAQSAILKEEFYRTALLLAGKPPLWWFTPPEANEKTYSDSKKKVVLLKGKDFFIDLGNIPNIPVEEFFGASLWQIVKGIKSPFKSIMKFGLLELYTSGSKYSLLCEKLKKNIISGKRSIKRVDPYMRLYQELAEFYKSHGNEDYIWLTAMALRLKCGLVGETGLQSSPRRPEEVELMEFTMNLSGDEVGGAFEGFKDLSDFSSVAELGRRINQFMINTYMKVRGEQDKIPGISITPEDLTRLGRVIFSTFAKRQNKILRLSLPGPRTHFFNSINISRSEQKGIWNVYGEYPDESGARNILTRIESGPDLNFMLVWLALNDLYNQDMQIKTDISSGPLREREIKKLFSDLMLFFPSKKTFNVPIEETLTTERLTRGFFIVNLCVPPESKKIQEVHFVYSTNWGEVFCRPLKVSMKLVETPEKYLKDELGSLCDGEIKLGQFVPQNSECPYLKIPVV
- the rlmD gene encoding 23S rRNA (uracil(1939)-C(5))-methyltransferase RlmD translates to MSNDTKPIRKGDIVETKIESLAFGGRGIGRYEGLTLFVEGVVPGQTVLCEITKSKKRFAEARRTEIVSHVEEEQTPPCEYFGTCGGCLHQDIKYSAQTFWKGRQVCETLERIGKIAEDTPGMGKEAQPSPLEYGYRNKMEFSFHGIGDSLKLGFKRRGSETEVLNIHSCPLLPEQCADIPKLVRDYCAATGVGTYRHNRGGYWRKLVVRFSHHSGEMMIHLITEPAKSHHTIKGLGKLLFDNIPQLKSFAHSTRKGRADLATGERLISLTGLDYITETLTRADGSEVNYRITPNAFFQTNSKGAEILYRKSTELAAPGLNDVVWDLFCGSGGIGMFMAKDVGKLIGIEVSEESVKSAKENAKLNGLENTQYLVGNLASEKGLPANLDRPDMVIVDPPRSGVPDPSLKKLVELGPEKILYISCNPATLARDVAKMENKYRLDRFAAVDMFPHTAHVESIALLTKTG
- a CDS encoding sulfite exporter TauE/SafE family protein gives rise to the protein MSPYFLVPLIFFSASFLQGLTGFGSALIAMPLLSFVVDIKTAVVISALCGICINLSQTVSLRSNLDMKKIGPLLLGCIPGAAFGTYSLKEFDSQVILLCLGCLVAGYATFSLLIKPVKLNIKPTWGVIPGFLTGAITASVGAGGPPTIIFSSLSGWEKNDFKATLAGFFLSAAGFSAIGHAASGLTTLYSIKLFLVSLLPVLVGTKIGNGVAGKVSENLYRRIVMILLVFIGLMLIFQNV
- a CDS encoding FxsA family protein; its protein translation is MFAKIFLGFVLIPLIDLYILVQIGSEIGTLNAIALCLLTAFVGAALAKSQGVATMQKVQENLNKGIMPAEDILDAILIFLAGLVLLTPGFMTDIFGLLILFPLTRNYFKRMLRSQFENMKKNPNIHVVHHNSEFTAWTNQEQPKRRIDHDVIDVEVENKDKDDKPLQ